A single Tachypleus tridentatus isolate NWPU-2018 chromosome 9, ASM421037v1, whole genome shotgun sequence DNA region contains:
- the LOC143225753 gene encoding mitogen-activated protein kinase kinase kinase 13-like isoform X1, translated as MKTPTGSCTMAGSTKVSSPNQPENMGDTQLSSELVPVMLNSTDKEDFGTSTDREDCFEKGMLCIEEELNQVGVELQVPKSPTVSLPKTEMIPTQVAKSTNENIVQNCVPEAKEMEVDYHNEGPRLASWLQGLLACLRPMWNIIGKSVSNENKDDWEIPFENIRDLQWLGSGAQGAVFLGRLNNELVAVKKVREKSETDIKHLRRLNHPNIVAFKGVCTQAPCYCIIMEFCSFGQLYDVLQAGHDIPPTKVVEWTKQIAAGMSYLHSHKIIHRDLKSPNVLIASNEVLKISDFGTSRQWNDISARMSFAGTVAWMAPEVIRNEPCSEKVDIWSFGVVMWELLTCETPYKEVDSSAIIWGVGNNSLHLPLPSTCPNGFKLLMKQCWNAKPRNRPSFRNILMHLDIAAVEILSTPTEKYFKTQATWKEEIHNYMNQIKNEGSHVAKVEEDLLRRRREELRHAQDIREHYERKLERANNLYMELMACMLQFEQRERDLIEREQSVLEIMGCKPPKKRIVRPLLKAHERLNKKRTYKSQSELTSPESPQKIGAIAADPPTPISQGSAKMRLRRMRHRRTGSCGSSGTYNHLGVSESNHSSPRPSPRRHLRSFVDSATQTEAFDMLDNSTSTVICDSCWQEDPLLGKVEGTLKPSNHVAKTNEFSLSCPNCQVTYESSKCPFCLNIYLNSNSVLGHQQDNIQIAEKQISDLCMTPTVSDDSNMNKNTEVLVPDHNKEHVGCISDIDSSGKLCTTLYNNCSPNSRKLRKRTATESDQSSTDVSPVGISSQQACGSKTPNSSQQTIEESSSEEEGEVDDSDENQRPHRKLYQGESGQSISTHSSEGNLSEEENTSEYSSSHNTPNEFLSSHSNPDIPHQLEAVDEAQPSGFHNEEESSSNSSPENDHEVLPDIFNSVVLSQRSSSTSESDSVSDITIATMYPVTQGKSDMW; from the exons GCACCATGGCGGGTTCAACAAAGGTTAGCAGTCCTAACCAGCCAGAAAACATGGGGGATACACAGCTTTCTTCAGAATTGGTACCTGTTATGCTGAACAGTACTGATAAAGAAGATTTTGGAACAAG TACTGACAGAGAAGACTGCTTTGAGAAAGG AATGTTATGTATTGAAGAAGAACTCAACCAGGTAGGTGTGGAGCTGCAGGTCCCTAAGTCTCCCACAGTTTCATTACCAAAAACAGAAATGATCCCCACTCAAGTGGCCAAATCTACAAATGAAAACATTGTACAAAACTGTGTTCCAGAAGCGAAAGAAATGGAAGTTGATTACCATAATGAGGGACCTCGATTAGCAAGTTGGCTGCAGGGGCTGTTGGCATGTCTTAGGCCTATGTGGAATATTATAGGCAAGTCTGTTAGTAATGAAAACAAAG ATGACTGGGAAATTCCATTTGAAAATATCAGAGATCTTCAGTGGCTTGGAAGTGGAGCACAGGGGGCTGTGTTTTTAGGGCGTTTAAATAATGAATTAGTAGCAGTGAAAAAAGTGAGGGAAAAGTCTGAAACAGACATTAAACACCTTAGGAGACTGAACCATCCAAATATAGTTGCTTTCAA aGGTGTATGTACACAGGCTCCATGCTATTgtattataatggaattctgctCTTTTGGCCAACTCTATGATGTTCTTCAGGCAGGACATGATATTCCACCTACAAAAGTTGTGGAATGGACAAAACAAATTGCTGCAGGAATGAGCTACTTACATTCTCATAAGATTATCCACAGAGATCTCAAATCTCCTAA TGTTCTGATTGCAAGCAATGAAGTTCTGAAAATTTCTGATTTTGGAACTTCTCGTCAATGGAATGATATTAGTGCTAGAATGTCATTTGCTGGGACAGTTGCCTGGATGGCTCCTGAAGTTATCCGTAATGAACCATGTTCTGAAAAAGTTGACATATG GTCCTTTGGAGTGGTCATGTGGGAACTTTTGACATGTGAGACACCATATAAAGAAGTAGATTCTTCAGCAATTATCTGGGGTGTTGGAAACAATAGCCTTCACTTGCCTCTTCCATCTACATGTCCTAATGGGTTTAAACTTCTCATGAAACAATGTTG GAATGCTAAACCGAGAAATCGACCTTCGTTTCGTAATATTCTGATGCACTTAGATATAGCTGCAGTAGAAATTCTTAGTACACctacagaaaaatatttcaaaactcaG GCAACTTGGAAAGAGGAAATCCACAACTACATGAACCAGATAAAAAATGAAGGTAGTCATGTGGCTAAAGTGGAGGAGGACTTGCTACGAAGAAGAAGGGAGGAGTTAAGACATGCTCAAGATATTAGAGAACATTATGAGCGTAAACTTGAACGTGCAAATAACCTCTACATGGAGCTGATGGCATGTATGCTTCAGTTTGAGCAACGAGAAAGAGATCTGATCGA GAGAGAACAAAGTGTACTTGAGATAATGGGTTGTAAACCACCAAAGAAGAGAATTGTTAGGCCACTATTGAAAGCACATGaaagattaaacaaaaaacgTACTTATAAATCACAGTCAGAGCTTAccag CCCAGAAAGCCCCCAGAAAATTGGAGCCATAGCTGCAGATCCCCCAACACCTATTTCTCAAGGATCTGCCAAAATGCGATTGCGTCGAATGAGACATAGACGTACAGGAAGTTGTGGGAGCTCTGGAACTTACAATCATCTAGGAGTTTCAGAAAGTAATCATTCATCACCAAGACCTAGTCCTCGAAGGCACTTGCGTAGCTTTGTAGACAGTGCAACTCAAACTGAAGCTTTTGATATGTTAGATAATTCTACATCTACTGTAATTTGTGACTCTTGCTGGCAAGAGGATCCTTTATTAGGAAAGGTTGAAGGTACATTAAAACCTAGTAATCATGTAgcaaaaacaaatgaatttagTTTGTCATGTCCAAATTGTCAGGTGACATATGAGAGTTCAAAATGTCctttttgtttgaatatatatctAAACAGTAACTCTGTTTTGGGTCATCAACAGGACAATATTCAAATAGCTGAAAAACAGATTTCTGATCTGTGTATGACACCAACAGTTTCTGATGATAGTAACATGAACAAGAATACTGAAGTCTTAGTACCAGATCACAACAAAGAACATGTTGGTTGTATATCAGATATTGATAGTTCTGGAAAACTTTGTACAACATTGTATAATAATTGTAGCCCAAATTCCAGGAAGTTAAGAAAAAGGACAGCTACAGAAAGTGATCAATCATCCACTGATGTTTCTCCTGTTGGTATCAGCAGTCAGCAAGCATGTGGAAGTAAAACACCCAACAGTTCCCAG caGACCATAGAGGAATCTAGTTCTGAGGAGGAAGGGGAAGTAGATGATAGTGATGAAAATCAAAGACCTCATAg gaAACTTTACCAGGGGGAGAGTGGGCAGTCCATTTCCACCCACAGCTCTGAGGGAAATTTATCAGAAGAAGAAAACACTAGTGAATACTCCAGTAGTCACAACACACCTAATGAATTTCTTTCTAGTCATTCTAATCCAGACATTCCACATCAGCTAGAGGCAGTAGATGAAGCTCAGCCATCAGGTTTTCATAATGAAGAAGAAAGTTCATCCAATTCTTCTCCTGAAAATGACCATGAg GTCCTACCAGATATATTCAATTCTGTGGTCCTCTCTCAGAGGTCCTCCTCAACATCTGAAAGTGACAGTGTTTCTGATATCACTATAGCTACTATGTATCCTGTAACACAAGGCAAGTCAGACATGTGGTAA
- the LOC143225753 gene encoding mitogen-activated protein kinase kinase kinase 13-like isoform X2, with protein sequence MKTPTGSCTMAGSTKVSSPNQPENMGDTQLSSELVPVMLNSTDKEDFGTSTDREDCFEKGMLCIEEELNQVGVELQVPKSPTVSLPKTEMIPTQVAKSTNENIVQNCVPEAKEMEVDYHNEGPRLASWLQGLLACLRPMWNIIGKSVSNENKDDWEIPFENIRDLQWLGSGAQGAVFLGRLNNELVAVKKVREKSETDIKHLRRLNHPNIVAFKGVCTQAPCYCIIMEFCSFGQLYDVLQAGHDIPPTKVVEWTKQIAAGMSYLHSHKIIHRDLKSPNVLIASNEVLKISDFGTSRQWNDISARMSFAGTVAWMAPEVIRNEPCSEKVDIWSFGVVMWELLTCETPYKEVDSSAIIWGVGNNSLHLPLPSTCPNGFKLLMKQCWNAKPRNRPSFRNILMHLDIAAVEILSTPTEKYFKTQATWKEEIHNYMNQIKNEGSHVAKVEEDLLRRRREELRHAQDIREHYERKLERANNLYMELMACMLQFEQRERDLIEREQSVLEIMGCKPPKKRIVRPLLKAHERLNKKRTYKSQSELTSPESPQKIGAIAADPPTPISQGSAKMRLRRMRHRRTGSCGSSGTYNHLGVSESNHSSPRPSPRRHLRSFVDSATQTEAFDMLDNSTSTVICDSCWQEDPLLGKVEGTLKPSNHVAKTNEFSLSCPNCQVTYESSKCPFCLNIYLNSNSVLGHQQDNIQIAEKQISDLCMTPTVSDDSNMNKNTEVLVPDHNKEHVGCISDIDSSGKLCTTLYNNCSPNSRKLRKRTATESDQSSTDVSPVGISSQQACGSKTPNSSQTIEESSSEEEGEVDDSDENQRPHRKLYQGESGQSISTHSSEGNLSEEENTSEYSSSHNTPNEFLSSHSNPDIPHQLEAVDEAQPSGFHNEEESSSNSSPENDHEVLPDIFNSVVLSQRSSSTSESDSVSDITIATMYPVTQGKSDMW encoded by the exons GCACCATGGCGGGTTCAACAAAGGTTAGCAGTCCTAACCAGCCAGAAAACATGGGGGATACACAGCTTTCTTCAGAATTGGTACCTGTTATGCTGAACAGTACTGATAAAGAAGATTTTGGAACAAG TACTGACAGAGAAGACTGCTTTGAGAAAGG AATGTTATGTATTGAAGAAGAACTCAACCAGGTAGGTGTGGAGCTGCAGGTCCCTAAGTCTCCCACAGTTTCATTACCAAAAACAGAAATGATCCCCACTCAAGTGGCCAAATCTACAAATGAAAACATTGTACAAAACTGTGTTCCAGAAGCGAAAGAAATGGAAGTTGATTACCATAATGAGGGACCTCGATTAGCAAGTTGGCTGCAGGGGCTGTTGGCATGTCTTAGGCCTATGTGGAATATTATAGGCAAGTCTGTTAGTAATGAAAACAAAG ATGACTGGGAAATTCCATTTGAAAATATCAGAGATCTTCAGTGGCTTGGAAGTGGAGCACAGGGGGCTGTGTTTTTAGGGCGTTTAAATAATGAATTAGTAGCAGTGAAAAAAGTGAGGGAAAAGTCTGAAACAGACATTAAACACCTTAGGAGACTGAACCATCCAAATATAGTTGCTTTCAA aGGTGTATGTACACAGGCTCCATGCTATTgtattataatggaattctgctCTTTTGGCCAACTCTATGATGTTCTTCAGGCAGGACATGATATTCCACCTACAAAAGTTGTGGAATGGACAAAACAAATTGCTGCAGGAATGAGCTACTTACATTCTCATAAGATTATCCACAGAGATCTCAAATCTCCTAA TGTTCTGATTGCAAGCAATGAAGTTCTGAAAATTTCTGATTTTGGAACTTCTCGTCAATGGAATGATATTAGTGCTAGAATGTCATTTGCTGGGACAGTTGCCTGGATGGCTCCTGAAGTTATCCGTAATGAACCATGTTCTGAAAAAGTTGACATATG GTCCTTTGGAGTGGTCATGTGGGAACTTTTGACATGTGAGACACCATATAAAGAAGTAGATTCTTCAGCAATTATCTGGGGTGTTGGAAACAATAGCCTTCACTTGCCTCTTCCATCTACATGTCCTAATGGGTTTAAACTTCTCATGAAACAATGTTG GAATGCTAAACCGAGAAATCGACCTTCGTTTCGTAATATTCTGATGCACTTAGATATAGCTGCAGTAGAAATTCTTAGTACACctacagaaaaatatttcaaaactcaG GCAACTTGGAAAGAGGAAATCCACAACTACATGAACCAGATAAAAAATGAAGGTAGTCATGTGGCTAAAGTGGAGGAGGACTTGCTACGAAGAAGAAGGGAGGAGTTAAGACATGCTCAAGATATTAGAGAACATTATGAGCGTAAACTTGAACGTGCAAATAACCTCTACATGGAGCTGATGGCATGTATGCTTCAGTTTGAGCAACGAGAAAGAGATCTGATCGA GAGAGAACAAAGTGTACTTGAGATAATGGGTTGTAAACCACCAAAGAAGAGAATTGTTAGGCCACTATTGAAAGCACATGaaagattaaacaaaaaacgTACTTATAAATCACAGTCAGAGCTTAccag CCCAGAAAGCCCCCAGAAAATTGGAGCCATAGCTGCAGATCCCCCAACACCTATTTCTCAAGGATCTGCCAAAATGCGATTGCGTCGAATGAGACATAGACGTACAGGAAGTTGTGGGAGCTCTGGAACTTACAATCATCTAGGAGTTTCAGAAAGTAATCATTCATCACCAAGACCTAGTCCTCGAAGGCACTTGCGTAGCTTTGTAGACAGTGCAACTCAAACTGAAGCTTTTGATATGTTAGATAATTCTACATCTACTGTAATTTGTGACTCTTGCTGGCAAGAGGATCCTTTATTAGGAAAGGTTGAAGGTACATTAAAACCTAGTAATCATGTAgcaaaaacaaatgaatttagTTTGTCATGTCCAAATTGTCAGGTGACATATGAGAGTTCAAAATGTCctttttgtttgaatatatatctAAACAGTAACTCTGTTTTGGGTCATCAACAGGACAATATTCAAATAGCTGAAAAACAGATTTCTGATCTGTGTATGACACCAACAGTTTCTGATGATAGTAACATGAACAAGAATACTGAAGTCTTAGTACCAGATCACAACAAAGAACATGTTGGTTGTATATCAGATATTGATAGTTCTGGAAAACTTTGTACAACATTGTATAATAATTGTAGCCCAAATTCCAGGAAGTTAAGAAAAAGGACAGCTACAGAAAGTGATCAATCATCCACTGATGTTTCTCCTGTTGGTATCAGCAGTCAGCAAGCATGTGGAAGTAAAACACCCAACAGTTCCCAG ACCATAGAGGAATCTAGTTCTGAGGAGGAAGGGGAAGTAGATGATAGTGATGAAAATCAAAGACCTCATAg gaAACTTTACCAGGGGGAGAGTGGGCAGTCCATTTCCACCCACAGCTCTGAGGGAAATTTATCAGAAGAAGAAAACACTAGTGAATACTCCAGTAGTCACAACACACCTAATGAATTTCTTTCTAGTCATTCTAATCCAGACATTCCACATCAGCTAGAGGCAGTAGATGAAGCTCAGCCATCAGGTTTTCATAATGAAGAAGAAAGTTCATCCAATTCTTCTCCTGAAAATGACCATGAg GTCCTACCAGATATATTCAATTCTGTGGTCCTCTCTCAGAGGTCCTCCTCAACATCTGAAAGTGACAGTGTTTCTGATATCACTATAGCTACTATGTATCCTGTAACACAAGGCAAGTCAGACATGTGGTAA
- the LOC143225753 gene encoding mitogen-activated protein kinase kinase kinase 13-like isoform X3: MKTPTGSCTMAGSTKVSSPNQPENMGDTQLSSELVPVMLNSTDKEDFGTSTDREDCFEKGMLCIEEELNQVGVELQVPKSPTVSLPKTEMIPTQVAKSTNENIVQNCVPEAKEMEVDYHNEGPRLASWLQGLLACLRPMWNIIGKSVSNENKDDWEIPFENIRDLQWLGSGAQGAVFLGRLNNELVAVKKVREKSETDIKHLRRLNHPNIVAFKGVCTQAPCYCIIMEFCSFGQLYDVLQAGHDIPPTKVVEWTKQIAAGMSYLHSHKIIHRDLKSPNVLIASNEVLKISDFGTSRQWNDISARMSFAGTVAWMAPEVIRNEPCSEKVDIWSFGVVMWELLTCETPYKEVDSSAIIWGVGNNSLHLPLPSTCPNGFKLLMKQCWNAKPRNRPSFRNILMHLDIAAVEILSTPTEKYFKTQATWKEEIHNYMNQIKNEGSHVAKVEEDLLRRRREELRHAQDIREHYERKLERANNLYMELMACMLQFEQRERDLIEREQSVLEIMGCKPPKKRIVRPLLKAHERLNKKRTYKSQSELTSPESPQKIGAIAADPPTPISQGSAKMRLRRMRHRRTGSCGSSGTYNHLGVSESNHSSPRPSPRRHLRSFVDSATQTEAFDMLDNSTSTVICDSCWQEDPLLGKVEGTLKPSNHVAKTNEFSLSCPNCQVTYESSKCPFCLNIYLNSNSVLGHQQDNIQIAEKQISDLCMTPTVSDDSNMNKNTEVLVPDHNKEHVGCISDIDSSGKLCTTLYNNCSPNSRKLRKRTATESDQSSTDVSPVGISSQQACGSKTPNSSQQTIEESSSEEEGEVDDSDENQRPHRKLYQGESGQSISTHSSEGNLSEEENTSEYSSSHNTPNEFLSSHSNPDIPHQLEAVDEAQPSGFHNEEESSSNSSPENDHESYLKPSGVNKTTI, translated from the exons GCACCATGGCGGGTTCAACAAAGGTTAGCAGTCCTAACCAGCCAGAAAACATGGGGGATACACAGCTTTCTTCAGAATTGGTACCTGTTATGCTGAACAGTACTGATAAAGAAGATTTTGGAACAAG TACTGACAGAGAAGACTGCTTTGAGAAAGG AATGTTATGTATTGAAGAAGAACTCAACCAGGTAGGTGTGGAGCTGCAGGTCCCTAAGTCTCCCACAGTTTCATTACCAAAAACAGAAATGATCCCCACTCAAGTGGCCAAATCTACAAATGAAAACATTGTACAAAACTGTGTTCCAGAAGCGAAAGAAATGGAAGTTGATTACCATAATGAGGGACCTCGATTAGCAAGTTGGCTGCAGGGGCTGTTGGCATGTCTTAGGCCTATGTGGAATATTATAGGCAAGTCTGTTAGTAATGAAAACAAAG ATGACTGGGAAATTCCATTTGAAAATATCAGAGATCTTCAGTGGCTTGGAAGTGGAGCACAGGGGGCTGTGTTTTTAGGGCGTTTAAATAATGAATTAGTAGCAGTGAAAAAAGTGAGGGAAAAGTCTGAAACAGACATTAAACACCTTAGGAGACTGAACCATCCAAATATAGTTGCTTTCAA aGGTGTATGTACACAGGCTCCATGCTATTgtattataatggaattctgctCTTTTGGCCAACTCTATGATGTTCTTCAGGCAGGACATGATATTCCACCTACAAAAGTTGTGGAATGGACAAAACAAATTGCTGCAGGAATGAGCTACTTACATTCTCATAAGATTATCCACAGAGATCTCAAATCTCCTAA TGTTCTGATTGCAAGCAATGAAGTTCTGAAAATTTCTGATTTTGGAACTTCTCGTCAATGGAATGATATTAGTGCTAGAATGTCATTTGCTGGGACAGTTGCCTGGATGGCTCCTGAAGTTATCCGTAATGAACCATGTTCTGAAAAAGTTGACATATG GTCCTTTGGAGTGGTCATGTGGGAACTTTTGACATGTGAGACACCATATAAAGAAGTAGATTCTTCAGCAATTATCTGGGGTGTTGGAAACAATAGCCTTCACTTGCCTCTTCCATCTACATGTCCTAATGGGTTTAAACTTCTCATGAAACAATGTTG GAATGCTAAACCGAGAAATCGACCTTCGTTTCGTAATATTCTGATGCACTTAGATATAGCTGCAGTAGAAATTCTTAGTACACctacagaaaaatatttcaaaactcaG GCAACTTGGAAAGAGGAAATCCACAACTACATGAACCAGATAAAAAATGAAGGTAGTCATGTGGCTAAAGTGGAGGAGGACTTGCTACGAAGAAGAAGGGAGGAGTTAAGACATGCTCAAGATATTAGAGAACATTATGAGCGTAAACTTGAACGTGCAAATAACCTCTACATGGAGCTGATGGCATGTATGCTTCAGTTTGAGCAACGAGAAAGAGATCTGATCGA GAGAGAACAAAGTGTACTTGAGATAATGGGTTGTAAACCACCAAAGAAGAGAATTGTTAGGCCACTATTGAAAGCACATGaaagattaaacaaaaaacgTACTTATAAATCACAGTCAGAGCTTAccag CCCAGAAAGCCCCCAGAAAATTGGAGCCATAGCTGCAGATCCCCCAACACCTATTTCTCAAGGATCTGCCAAAATGCGATTGCGTCGAATGAGACATAGACGTACAGGAAGTTGTGGGAGCTCTGGAACTTACAATCATCTAGGAGTTTCAGAAAGTAATCATTCATCACCAAGACCTAGTCCTCGAAGGCACTTGCGTAGCTTTGTAGACAGTGCAACTCAAACTGAAGCTTTTGATATGTTAGATAATTCTACATCTACTGTAATTTGTGACTCTTGCTGGCAAGAGGATCCTTTATTAGGAAAGGTTGAAGGTACATTAAAACCTAGTAATCATGTAgcaaaaacaaatgaatttagTTTGTCATGTCCAAATTGTCAGGTGACATATGAGAGTTCAAAATGTCctttttgtttgaatatatatctAAACAGTAACTCTGTTTTGGGTCATCAACAGGACAATATTCAAATAGCTGAAAAACAGATTTCTGATCTGTGTATGACACCAACAGTTTCTGATGATAGTAACATGAACAAGAATACTGAAGTCTTAGTACCAGATCACAACAAAGAACATGTTGGTTGTATATCAGATATTGATAGTTCTGGAAAACTTTGTACAACATTGTATAATAATTGTAGCCCAAATTCCAGGAAGTTAAGAAAAAGGACAGCTACAGAAAGTGATCAATCATCCACTGATGTTTCTCCTGTTGGTATCAGCAGTCAGCAAGCATGTGGAAGTAAAACACCCAACAGTTCCCAG caGACCATAGAGGAATCTAGTTCTGAGGAGGAAGGGGAAGTAGATGATAGTGATGAAAATCAAAGACCTCATAg gaAACTTTACCAGGGGGAGAGTGGGCAGTCCATTTCCACCCACAGCTCTGAGGGAAATTTATCAGAAGAAGAAAACACTAGTGAATACTCCAGTAGTCACAACACACCTAATGAATTTCTTTCTAGTCATTCTAATCCAGACATTCCACATCAGCTAGAGGCAGTAGATGAAGCTCAGCCATCAGGTTTTCATAATGAAGAAGAAAGTTCATCCAATTCTTCTCCTGAAAATGACCATGAg TCCTACCTAAAACCTTCTGGTgtcaataaaacaacaatataa